In Methanomassiliicoccus sp., one DNA window encodes the following:
- a CDS encoding PAS domain S-box protein produces MNDPIHHITMYLNPLANEGLWTVDAHDRTDQINERGASILGHTAEEMMGRPTTDFLFPEDVDDELNWLKELRKGRGGICERRLRHRNGSEVWISSSTVPIFDDAGQYAGAMRIFLDITDERGPGVGTKRERADLFSTMFSSNPSAMSIVRASDSRLVDVNESWLRLFEFGREEVIGRSVRDLNIYDEDRSEIGHTIVRRPGEGGAREQEVLAHTRRGRPLTLMVVNVRVTVDGADHILSTAVDITENKAREENFRHLIKYAPTAIFEIDFRGPRLTSINEAMSDLTGYSQEELLSMDPADLLVGSDRERFRMDIERGLSGKRTEASVEYRIRTKDGVTITAAFSLKSSYENGKQVGALVVGHDVTKLRRTEEVLSHLNERFEMAQKAARVGVWDWDITTGKIEWSKEMYNLLGLHPAEDEANFDTWNSVLHLDDVEIANERIQRSLRDHTFLDNEYRVVRRDGQVIWVNALGQGEYNDQGQPVRMIGICVDITGRKTVEEALKESQRTFRSLFSSSNEGIALHELVLDHDGAARDYRIVDVNPAFERATDMPRERAIGALASELYGTGEAPFLETYAQVERTGEPIFFETYFEPMRRHFQISAFKPKEGQFATTFVDISKLKKAQRQIEVQRARLRTVIDNAPGALVVADDKGR; encoded by the coding sequence ATGAACGACCCCATTCACCACATAACAATGTACCTCAACCCTCTCGCAAACGAGGGCTTGTGGACAGTGGACGCTCACGACCGCACCGACCAAATTAACGAAAGAGGGGCTTCAATCCTAGGTCATACCGCAGAGGAGATGATGGGCCGGCCGACCACCGACTTCTTGTTCCCTGAGGACGTAGATGATGAATTGAACTGGCTAAAGGAGCTCAGGAAGGGGAGGGGAGGGATCTGCGAACGCCGCCTGCGGCATAGGAACGGTTCTGAGGTCTGGATTTCGTCCTCGACCGTTCCGATCTTCGATGATGCAGGCCAATATGCCGGGGCCATGAGGATCTTCTTGGACATCACCGATGAGAGGGGGCCTGGAGTGGGGACGAAGAGGGAAAGGGCCGATCTCTTCTCCACGATGTTTAGCAGCAACCCTTCGGCCATGTCCATCGTTCGTGCCTCCGACTCCCGGCTCGTGGACGTGAACGAGAGCTGGCTTAGGCTTTTTGAGTTCGGGCGCGAGGAGGTCATAGGTCGCTCCGTCAGGGACCTGAACATTTACGATGAAGATCGTTCAGAGATCGGGCACACCATCGTCAGGAGGCCGGGAGAGGGAGGGGCACGCGAACAAGAGGTTCTGGCCCACACCAGACGGGGGAGGCCGTTGACCCTGATGGTGGTCAATGTGAGAGTGACCGTGGATGGGGCGGACCACATCCTGAGCACGGCCGTTGACATCACAGAGAACAAGGCCAGGGAAGAAAACTTCCGCCACCTGATTAAGTATGCTCCCACCGCCATCTTCGAGATAGACTTTCGCGGTCCTAGGCTCACGAGCATCAATGAGGCCATGTCTGACCTCACCGGCTACTCCCAGGAAGAGCTGCTGAGCATGGACCCCGCCGACCTTCTGGTAGGCTCCGATAGAGAGAGGTTCCGTATGGACATCGAGAGGGGACTATCGGGCAAGAGAACTGAGGCCTCGGTCGAGTACAGGATCAGGACCAAGGACGGAGTTACGATAACCGCGGCCTTCAGCCTAAAGTCGAGCTACGAGAACGGGAAACAGGTTGGTGCATTGGTCGTGGGTCATGACGTCACCAAGCTGAGGAGGACCGAGGAGGTTCTCAGCCACCTGAACGAGCGTTTCGAGATGGCCCAAAAAGCGGCACGGGTGGGCGTATGGGACTGGGATATCACCACCGGGAAGATCGAGTGGTCAAAGGAGATGTACAATCTGTTAGGTCTCCACCCGGCTGAGGATGAGGCGAACTTCGACACCTGGAACTCGGTGCTACACCTTGATGATGTTGAGATTGCGAACGAAAGGATCCAGCGGTCGCTGCGGGACCATACCTTCCTCGACAACGAGTACCGGGTGGTCCGCAGGGATGGTCAAGTGATATGGGTAAACGCTCTAGGGCAAGGCGAATACAATGACCAGGGCCAACCTGTAAGGATGATCGGGATATGCGTCGATATCACAGGCCGCAAGACCGTGGAGGAGGCGCTTAAGGAGAGCCAGAGGACGTTCCGTTCGCTGTTCTCCTCCAGCAACGAAGGCATCGCTCTTCACGAGCTCGTCCTCGACCATGATGGAGCTGCACGGGACTACCGTATCGTAGACGTCAATCCAGCGTTCGAGCGGGCCACCGATATGCCTAGGGAGAGGGCCATCGGGGCGCTTGCCAGCGAGCTGTACGGCACTGGTGAGGCTCCGTTCTTGGAAACGTATGCCCAGGTCGAGAGGACAGGTGAACCCATCTTCTTCGAGACCTACTTCGAGCCCATGAGGAGGCATTTCCAGATATCGGCCTTCAAACCGAAGGAGGGGCAATTCGCTACCACCTTCGTCGATATCTCCAAGCTGAAAAAGGCGCAGCGCCAGATAGAGGTGCAAAGAGCCCGACTTAGGACGGTAATAGACAACGCTCCTGGCGCACTTGTGGTTGCCGACGATAAGGGTCGGG
- a CDS encoding VOC family protein, whose product MNHTIIHFEIPANDLGMMKEFYSRVFGWKANDVPGMDYAVMHTVPTDEKGMLLEPGVNGGIYQRTSKVQVPINYIQVESVDDYMDRVTSEGGSILAPKQHIQGVGYIAWVSDPEGNPIGLITPQM is encoded by the coding sequence ATGAACCATACCATCATACACTTCGAGATACCGGCGAACGACCTTGGCATGATGAAGGAATTCTATAGCAGGGTTTTCGGCTGGAAGGCCAACGATGTCCCAGGCATGGACTATGCCGTGATGCACACGGTCCCGACCGACGAAAAGGGAATGCTGCTGGAGCCCGGCGTGAACGGGGGCATATACCAGCGTACCTCAAAGGTGCAGGTGCCCATCAACTACATTCAGGTGGAGTCGGTGGACGACTACATGGACCGGGTAACGAGCGAAGGGGGTAGTATCCTTGCGCCGAAGCAGCACATCCAGGGGGTCGGGTACATAGCTTGGGTCTCCGATCCTGAAGGCAACCCTATCGGCCTTATCACACCCCAGATGTGA
- a CDS encoding cation:proton antiporter, with product MTNGFMLEVGVIMLVAFTGAALAGRFKQSAILGYIAAGIFIGPFIHIEIGGLSYHGLIHDTSLINAISQLGIILLMFFVGLKFSITKLRKVRRPAIILSIFNIGINLFTGVLLGTALGWPFMDTLFLALIVSMSSAGVALKSLLEMDRLNNAETDFLLGVMVAQDFISSIFLALLGGLVVKSGGNVTVMGFIVGVAIFIVFFVVLALVVIPRTISYLVKMKNDEMFVLFALGLVCLSAALAEFFSIPGMIGAFFIGMTFAETRITDRIEEKIAPFRDAFVAVFFMAFGMMIDPTLFPSVIGIVALAVVLVILDDVFLTAVVSFFMGYTPRQSLFVSTSMCARGDESILYASIARQAASSTKGAELYPLAGAFTFVLSAVCPFLMRRSYRIADALARKMPHFIKYSAGVISRTLGKIILPGDGFRLYKGSRSLLCAELFYLACMIALILTNGQAHYIAFGLTIAASLIVWVVLQNVLGPIVRQINYYNLCTVPGSHMLISRYVASLVMATLMTAACVAFTFSLYWPTVLLILMAYLMWFILLMKVFYDQTCADSRYAKHPLMPYPSYSYMHRPSMEVSDSPRLNHRKRWKEF from the coding sequence GTGACCAACGGTTTCATGTTGGAGGTAGGGGTGATAATGCTGGTGGCCTTCACAGGCGCCGCCCTCGCCGGCCGCTTCAAGCAGAGCGCCATTCTAGGCTACATCGCCGCCGGCATATTCATCGGCCCGTTCATACACATCGAGATCGGCGGGCTAAGTTACCATGGCCTCATCCACGACACCTCCCTCATCAACGCCATCTCGCAGCTGGGAATAATCCTCCTGATGTTCTTTGTGGGCCTGAAGTTCTCCATCACCAAGCTTCGCAAGGTCAGGCGTCCGGCAATAATACTCTCCATATTCAACATCGGGATCAACCTGTTCACCGGCGTGCTGCTGGGAACGGCCCTGGGATGGCCGTTCATGGACACGCTGTTCCTGGCCCTTATAGTGTCTATGAGCAGCGCGGGGGTGGCGTTGAAGTCCCTACTGGAGATGGACCGTCTTAACAATGCCGAGACCGACTTCCTTCTCGGCGTCATGGTGGCGCAGGACTTCATCTCCTCTATCTTCCTCGCGCTCTTAGGAGGTCTGGTGGTGAAGAGCGGCGGCAACGTTACCGTAATGGGCTTCATCGTGGGCGTGGCCATATTCATCGTCTTCTTCGTGGTCCTGGCCTTAGTGGTCATCCCCCGGACCATCTCCTACCTGGTCAAGATGAAGAACGACGAGATGTTCGTCCTCTTCGCTCTGGGTCTGGTGTGTCTCTCCGCCGCGCTAGCGGAGTTCTTCTCCATACCGGGGATGATCGGAGCGTTCTTCATAGGCATGACCTTCGCGGAGACGAGGATCACCGACAGGATAGAGGAGAAGATCGCCCCCTTCCGTGACGCCTTCGTGGCGGTGTTCTTCATGGCCTTCGGGATGATGATCGATCCCACCCTGTTCCCTTCCGTCATCGGGATCGTGGCCTTGGCCGTGGTCCTGGTGATCCTCGACGACGTGTTCCTCACTGCCGTGGTGTCCTTCTTCATGGGATATACACCGAGGCAGTCGTTGTTCGTATCCACTTCCATGTGTGCCCGCGGCGATGAATCGATTCTCTATGCCAGCATTGCCAGGCAGGCAGCGAGTTCCACCAAGGGGGCGGAGTTGTACCCCCTGGCAGGCGCGTTCACCTTCGTGCTCAGCGCTGTCTGCCCCTTCTTGATGCGCCGCAGCTACCGTATCGCCGACGCCCTGGCCCGGAAGATGCCCCACTTCATCAAGTACTCCGCGGGGGTCATCTCCAGGACCCTGGGCAAGATAATCCTCCCGGGTGACGGTTTCCGGCTCTACAAGGGCTCCCGGTCCCTCCTGTGCGCTGAACTATTCTACCTGGCCTGCATGATAGCGCTGATCCTGACCAATGGGCAGGCCCATTACATCGCCTTCGGTCTGACCATCGCCGCCAGCCTCATAGTGTGGGTCGTCCTTCAGAACGTCCTTGGGCCCATCGTGCGGCAGATCAACTACTACAACCTGTGCACGGTCCCTGGAAGCCACATGCTAATAAGCAGGTACGTGGCCTCCTTGGTGATGGCGACGCTGATGACGGCCGCCTGCGTGGCCTTCACCTTCTCCCTATACTGGCCCACAGTATTGCTGATCCTCATGGCGTACTTGATGTGGTTCATCCTGCTGATGAAGGTGTTCTATGACCAGACCTGCGCCGATTCACGATATGCCAAGCATCCGCTGATGCCATATCCGTCCTACAGCTACATGCACAGGCCATCAATGGAGGTTAGCGACAGTCCGCGGTTGAACCATCGCAAACGCTGGAAGGAGTTCTGA
- a CDS encoding RNA 3'-terminal phosphate cyclase has protein sequence MDDRYGAPATVMEVRGHGRGSIVRCYYRSEEDGGRRGLVMKIDGSYGEGGGQLLRCAVALSALTGIEVEVSDIRAKRGRPGLAAQHLTAVMGVAALCDAEVENAYVGSTFIRFRPGPVIGGSYKLDVGTAGSITLVLQACMLASLMSPAVTELEIIGGTNVRMSPPVDYYYQVLYPLLERMGYDVDLQLERRGFYPQGGGRVTASLAPCPSLTPLRLQARGEMEEVGGVCFSQNLPDHVAQRMEHACRKAFIGGNLELRAHRSAGPSTGAGTALYARYRHTVLGGDGLGEKGVPAERVGEAAVSCLRTEMEGPGTLDTHAADQLLPYMALAMGPSVFTVREVTSHLLTQMWLLRQFLPVEFEMQDVAQGVSVRVLPNRTSPGP, from the coding sequence GTGGACGATCGTTATGGAGCGCCTGCCACGGTCATGGAGGTCCGCGGTCACGGCCGGGGCTCGATAGTACGATGCTATTATCGGTCGGAAGAGGATGGGGGGCGGAGAGGTCTGGTCATGAAGATCGATGGTTCCTATGGAGAGGGTGGGGGACAGCTTCTGAGATGCGCCGTGGCTCTTTCCGCTCTAACAGGGATAGAGGTCGAGGTAAGCGACATTCGTGCCAAGAGGGGGAGACCGGGGCTGGCGGCCCAGCACCTCACAGCGGTGATGGGGGTGGCCGCTCTGTGCGATGCCGAGGTGGAAAACGCATACGTCGGCTCCACCTTCATACGGTTCCGGCCGGGGCCGGTCATCGGAGGCTCCTACAAGCTTGACGTGGGAACCGCCGGCAGCATCACCCTGGTGCTGCAGGCGTGCATGCTGGCATCACTGATGTCTCCGGCCGTCACGGAGCTGGAGATAATCGGCGGGACCAACGTGAGGATGTCCCCTCCCGTGGACTACTACTACCAGGTGCTGTACCCTCTTCTGGAGAGGATGGGGTATGATGTCGACCTCCAGTTGGAGAGGCGGGGTTTCTATCCCCAGGGCGGGGGAAGGGTCACCGCCTCGCTGGCCCCCTGCCCATCCCTGACCCCCCTGCGACTGCAGGCCCGGGGGGAGATGGAGGAAGTAGGGGGAGTTTGCTTCTCCCAGAACCTGCCCGATCACGTGGCCCAGAGGATGGAGCATGCCTGCCGCAAGGCCTTCATCGGTGGAAACCTCGAGCTGCGCGCCCACCGCTCCGCCGGTCCCTCCACCGGTGCCGGCACCGCTCTCTACGCCCGCTACCGTCATACCGTGCTGGGCGGTGACGGGTTGGGCGAGAAGGGGGTCCCCGCGGAAAGGGTAGGGGAGGCGGCGGTGAGCTGCCTCAGAACGGAGATGGAGGGACCGGGCACGCTGGATACGCACGCCGCCGATCAGCTCCTCCCGTACATGGCACTGGCCATGGGGCCGTCGGTGTTCACGGTCCGGGAGGTCACCTCGCACCTCCTGACCCAGATGTGGCTCCTCAGGCAGTTCCTCCCCGTGGAGTTCGAGATGCAAGACGTTGCCCAGGGAGTGTCGGTCAGGGTGCTGCCTAACCGTACATCCCCGGGGCCGTGA
- a CDS encoding proteasome assembly chaperone family protein has protein sequence MSNIRIIEIEEMNIRGAYVVDGFPSVGLVGSIVANYLVNSLGLRQIGVVDADTFPAVSMIKSGIPTSPVRVYAGEINKGKDRMVVFVSEFQPLPQDIKELGKVIMDWVEDHKCRMIISPEGISTKQSNPPPDIKDVIDHVMGVGSTEEARNMLSSNQIPIFEAGVIVGLSGVLLNEGFNRLFDVITILSEASTEFPDARAAAAVTMAINKLVLEGTLDIEPLLKEAEAIENSLKDMYERAGKEDELRKVTAPGMYG, from the coding sequence ACGTCGTCGACGGGTTCCCCTCCGTAGGTCTGGTCGGCTCCATCGTCGCCAATTATCTGGTGAACTCCCTGGGACTGAGGCAGATAGGAGTGGTGGATGCGGACACCTTCCCCGCCGTGTCTATGATCAAGAGCGGCATTCCTACCAGCCCTGTGAGGGTGTACGCGGGGGAGATCAATAAGGGGAAGGACCGCATGGTGGTCTTCGTTTCTGAGTTCCAGCCCCTTCCACAGGACATAAAGGAGCTGGGAAAGGTCATCATGGACTGGGTGGAGGACCACAAGTGTAGGATGATCATCTCGCCGGAGGGCATCAGCACCAAGCAGAGCAATCCCCCTCCTGACATCAAGGACGTCATCGATCACGTCATGGGGGTGGGGTCCACAGAGGAGGCAAGGAATATGCTGAGCTCCAATCAGATCCCCATCTTCGAGGCCGGGGTCATCGTGGGCCTGTCCGGCGTCCTCCTCAACGAGGGGTTCAACCGCCTGTTCGACGTCATCACCATACTCTCCGAGGCCAGCACGGAGTTCCCTGACGCCCGGGCAGCCGCTGCGGTCACCATGGCCATCAACAAGCTCGTTCTGGAAGGCACCCTGGACATCGAGCCCCTGCTCAAGGAGGCCGAGGCTATCGAGAACAGCCTCAAGGATATGTACGAGCGGGCCGGGAAGGAGGATGAGCTGAGGAAGGTCACGGCCCCGGGGATGTACGGTTAG